The Silurus meridionalis isolate SWU-2019-XX chromosome 6, ASM1480568v1, whole genome shotgun sequence genome contains the following window.
TCGAGCGTGAGCGTCACCCACAGACGCTGTTCCTGCTGTTGTCTTACTACCGCACCAAGTGGCGCGCGCTGCAGGCGGCCGACACGGCCTCCGCGGAACAGCTCGTGGTGGACCGCAAGATCCTACGCCTGGTCAAACACACGCTGGCCAGTGTCAGCTGCGTACGCGACCACGAGATGACCTTACTGGACGAGATGCTGGCAGCGTGCGCCCGTGAGGCCAGCAACAAGAGCCTCGAGCTCATCTTCAGCTCTCACCTCTTCTACCAGAACAGGCAGGAGAAGTTTGTGAGCAGCCTGGCTGGTGAGCTTGGGCACTTTTAAAGCACATAGAGCTAATAGGATTTGATTTGTCTGTACattgtttagattttgtttcaagttttttttccccccagaatGTATTATTAGTGTTTAGAGAGTGTAGATGTTAAAGTGGTGTATATAAGGGGCAGTTTACGTTAATGAATCTGAATGTAAAAAATGGTGAATATTATAATGAACggtcttctttttttatcctaTTAGAGGAGCTGCCTAAAAAGGTCGACAGTATCACCCCGTACACCATGGCTCTTATCGCCAAGTATATCGCACGCCATCGCCTCAGAGAAACACAACTACTGGACACGATTGCAGAATTCCTGGTCAAGAAGGCAGAGTACTTGGACAGCAAGGTGAGAAGGATTTGGATTGAGGATTTAGTCTTAATTTACGTGTaatcaaatatacatttatcccCTTATATTTTGTGCTcttcaccttttttttatttatttttttgacaatgTGATGACATCTAATTCATCATTGAGAAActattcaaatttaaattcttttaaaacCGAAGTCAGAAGCAGAAAAAGTGTTTTAACCTCATCTCTCTTTTTCGGTCATGTTGCCGTTTTGTCGTCCAGGTGATCCAGAAACTCGTGTTCCCTTTCAGCCGCATGAGTTATCGGCCGGCTAACGAGACTCAGTTCTTCGCCAAGCTGGAAATGGTGCTGGAGCTGAAGGCTCTGAGCTCACCGCTAGCTACTGTGAACATCCTCATGTCCCTCTTCCAGCTGGGACACTTTCCCAGCCTGGTGCTGCACCGGGTCTTTTCGCCTTCCTTCATCAGCAACGTTACCAGTGAGTCGATCGCCGTTCAAAACCTTGTTTGTGTTTACTTCTGATAAAGCCTCTCTCATGTCTTACATCCCTTCCGTTTCAAGCGTATGGTTTAGAGTTAAGGGACCTGTGACCTAAGGCAAATCAGAAAGGACAAGATTCCTGCCCTACTCTTGTCCTAACGTTTTTAAAACTCCAGACTTTGCAGCAGTAGGGACCCCCAGCCAGACAGTTCTAGTTCAGCCTACAGCACTAATCTGGATTGTTTGCTGTGTGTGACTCCGCAGACAGTCCCTATGCTCTGATTGTACGCCGCTATTTGTCTTTGCTGGACGCTGCGGTGGAGCTCGAGCACAGAGAGTACACAGGACCTCGTCTGCAGGACTCACACAAAGTGCTCATGTTTGACCACGCGCTCACTGCTGACGAGGTCAACCGCAAGTACAGGTCAGTGCGCAGCTCTTTCACTGTTAgacacagaaacaaaaagatGGTCCAGACTGTTTTACCTGCTTTCATAACACACATATCACAGGCCACAtggtccagccttcgctccccacatgcatgaGTCTCGCTCGGCCGCTCATGACCCTcatgagctgcagttttggagatgctctgatccagtcgtctagacatcacaatttagtccttgtcaaactcaaatccttacgcttgcccatttttccagcttttaacacatcaacactaacaggtgccatcatgaagagataatcagtgatatttacttcaccgctcattatgttatgtcataatgttatgcctatacatgtgtgtgtgtgtgtgtgtgtgtgtgtgtgtgactaaaattttatattcaacTAATTATTTCAAAAGCAAGTTCATAATCCTTCCTGTTTTGAAGGATTGTTCCTGTTTGTCTTAGAGATattcttcaaaataaataaataaataaatataatgttgaATAGAGAGGTAAAAACTATTTGtcaatacatgtttttttttttttagtacatttaggagattttagtgttttatgttaCAGTTACAAAGGTCTGGTTGCTGAGGCCCTCAGGCAGTTGGTTGGTGAGAACGGTTACAAACAAGATGAAGTTCTACCTCCTGGGTATTACACAGGTAGAGAAAACTTTGACAATCTCCTATTGTATATTGAGACGTTTATCTGCTGTATCATTTGGTATCTTTCCTGAACTGGAAATCTTTCCACTCCCTGTTCAGATTTTTTGCTGTGGATAGACCATGCGGGTCGTGTTCTTCCCATCAGAGCAGGCTCAGCCGCAGTCACGTTAACAGCTGACTCTATGTGCACGGTTGTGAACCCTAAACCCGACGGCCCGACCTCTGTTGCTGCTCTCACCTCTGATTTCCAGAAGTTTTCCCCCTTTCCACCGCCTCTAGAGGAGGGTGTCGACAAACACCCCGAAAATGATTCCACCTTCCTGCCGCCCCACATCCAGAGAGCTGGCACCAATGGAGCAGTGCCACTGGACTACAACACCTATTACCCAGCTTCGGATTACTATTCCAGCCTGGCCAAGGAACACTCTCTGGAGAGCCAGGACAGCTCAACGTTGAGCAGCCCGTCAGAGTGTCTGGCACAAGCTGGCGCAGCTGTACCCGGGGCCAGTGTGCCACAGGACTCCCTCTTCCAGTTTTCTATTGGAAAGATACTGGAGGATGAGCGTGGGGCATCCATCCAAGTGGGGGCCAATTCAGGACCAGACTGCAGTATCACACCTTTCTATGAGGGTGTGACCTATGAGGCAGGAGAAAGCAACGCAGGGACAGCTGCAACACTACAGCTGCACTCATCAAAACCCTCTGAGATGGAGAGGACACCCGTGGAGCACATTAAAAGGTAAGTCCAGTATCACCATTAAGCTTTATGCAATTTTATAATGCTGAAATCTAGAAACCGTCCACATccgtttattaattatttaacaattttttttcccatattgCAAAAGCTACAGACTGGTGTTCAATTCAGTGTGTAATCCTGCCTTATGCTTATTTGTTACCAGGTTCCACGTCCAAAATTCCCAATCCAAGCCGGGATACAATTAATGAGttaaattatacacacaaagGTTAAGGTTATTGTCAGGACTCTCTCTTCCAGTTCTCTATTGGAAAGATACTGGAGGGTGAGAATGGGGCATCCACCCAAGTGGGGGTGTCAAACTGTTCTGATCCATTTCCCACCTTATAAATGGCACAGGTTCTCCTTAGCTCTCATTTCATAACCTCATGCATTTTGTTATGACaatgttaaattaaattgacTTTATATGACCTGGATTACAACCGTCATTTGCACTGTTTGCCTAATTTGCCTGGTTTTATATTTATCTCCATATTCCCCTCCCTCTAGTCTCAGTGCCAGATACTCTATTTAAAGGACACATATTGTGAAATACGTATCATATACTTCTCTGGCTGCAAGCTTCAGAATCTCAGTAGCCACAAGCAGAGTGACAAAAGCAGTTGTTAAACACATTTGGTACGAGTTCCGTGTTCAtggatttatttccattttttacagatttgcatctgtaaaaaccaatcatttatgtgtaaattggtttctcctcactaaactgttACAACACTACATAacccgaggcgtgtcctgagagtcgcaTAGAATAgggattaacatggcagaggtagagctgcatcagaggtagaacaacaacaaaaaaagtctaaagaaaagatgaattgctgtctgtctgaaccaaagaaataaaagcacacTATCTGTACAATGTTGAATTACCTGACTTCAGATTTTTTCTATTGcgtcgtattgcattgaatcacattgtgtCGAATGAAATCGAAGTTGAATCGCACTGCATCATAATAGAGATCAGTTGTATCACATcacatctttaatgtatcgttggctatgcatcgatcTTGGTTATGAAGACGCACATCGCTACAATGTACCATGTCTCTACAGTGTCTCACAGCTGTATCCAGCTCTTGATCATACGTTCAAAAGTGTCCGTGTGCTTCTCTACACGCAGGGTGATAATGTCAGTAAACGATAAATGGCACTACTGCCACAACTCGGACGTGCTCGTGGGTTCCCGGGCGATGAGAGACCGCCACCTGCAGCTGCTTGGCTACGTTATACTACAGGTAAGCcagttggtgtgtgtttattgtgtttagaCTTCAGCACGTATTCTCATCCTCTCATGTGTCTGCTTGTCTTCATCAGTTGCCCTATCTGGAGTTGGAGAAGTTGAACGGAATTGAGGAAGTGAAGCAGTACCTGCACAAAAAGCTCCTAGAGGTTCCTTTATGACGATGGAAAAGCAGaggcgtgtgtatgtgtgagagtgtgttttagtgtatgtgtgtgagtgagagcaTGTCTGCAAgcatgtgcaacatttagtttAAACAGGCATCGGTGTTTTGAGGAAGAAggctttgtctgtgtgtgtgtgtgtgtgtgtgtgtgtgtgtgtgtgtgtgtgtgtgtgtgtgtgtgtgtgtgtgtgtgtgtgtactgcaggATATGAACAGTCCTGTATTTTAGAGCAACTCTTGCTGATACTAAGCCAGTGGATGGGTGTCTTTAGTTCTTGACTTAGGGGAAAGGTTGATAACACCTCTCtggacaaaatgtaaaatataaatatagatatttcTGGGAATAGATGTGACCTTCTAGAACACTCACAACTAAAAGACAGTGCTGCTTGTAAAAGTTAGGATTTGGGAATTCAAATGAACCGAGATTTATTGACGAATGCGCATGTCAGAGTCAATGTCAGTTAGAGAGGCATTAGTTTTGCACTGGAGCTACACAGCTAACCAGCACGTAATGAACATTCAGCATCATGGAATCTGTGTTCATGACACCGAGTTAGTAATATACAGTGGGGTTCAGAAGTCTGAGATGGCTAGTGTATATAAATTTCTGACGACAACCTgattacatcattacatcaaGTTCATAGCATTTGGTATGTTCCATTTTTTTCGCTAGACCTCACAAGTTTGCTAAACCTTTTGATCATATATGAACATGCTTCAATAGAAGACATTGGGTAAaaagtagtttaaaaaaacTAGATGTCGGAGATTTTTGTTTGTCAGCCACACGGgcgttattaaagtcaggttcAGATGAAGGAAGagagctgactgcaccccaggcctcctcaccctacatcagcacctttACCAAAAGTGTTCCAATCCATCCCAGTGTTTAATAGGTTTGAGATCAgggctcaagatcttccactccgactCATGTAAGCCATATCTTAATGGAACAGCTGGAAATGGAAATGctacatccaaaggcatcctatacaattgtgtgcctccagatttCTGGTGGCAGTTTGGGTGAAGTcagaaaaagtcaggtgtcccaatacttttgtttgtatGGTGTACCGAACATTTACTTCTtggttgtaaatgttttacagttCTTCCACCCTTCTGCTTACACAGTCTCAGACTTTTGGACCCCACTGTAGCTGGAAATTGTTCCTCGGGTTTAAAACAACAGCTGGTTGGTGTATGATTAGATTACTAATTAATCCAGGTCCATATTGTTTGCACATTGCTTATTCTGCAagatactaatactaataagaACAGTGTGTAAAGCCTGGAGAGGCTAAAAAAGTATTGTAGTCAGAGGCAGGAAGTAGCATTGCATATGGAAAATGTATGTGctttattaatcattttttgCTCTTGTCTAAAGAAAACGTGTAGTCCGGTCTGTTCATCGCTGCAAAATAATACCAGATGATACTGGTAATAATTAACATCTCCATGATCCcttgtttaaaatgttgatcTATGTTGATGTATATAAACATAGGAGAGTCATATGATCTAAAATACATAGCTTGAGGTTATTATATCATATGCGGGGGAAAATGCCCAGTTTAAATGCATTTGAGGACCTTTAGTGACTGATAATCTCAAAAATATACACGTGTAAGTGTTTAAATGAGACACATTAAGCTTCTTTTGAGAAGTTTTCCAGAATCATAATCTAATTTATAAATTCAGGTAGCATGAAGAACCTACAGGATCTCATCCAGTCATGttattttaaatgagtttgGTAGCCACGTTAGCTCCCCAGCTCTGATGTAAAACTAACACCATGGAAATGTTACCAGACGAACTGGTGTAATGTGCAAATGTTGGAGGAAGTTTGATTTTCGACACATCTTTTGCACACATCCAGCGGTTAGAAAAtggcttttttgttgttgttaattaaaaacaacgggggggggaaaaaatcagATTTCTAGATCAATTATATAAATCATTGACATAATTGCGATATAAAGGCGTTAAGCCGAGCTGCTGATTCCTGGCTCTGTCTGCTCTGCTCCCCCCGGCGCATTTAGACTTTCACCCCCAGAGGAAGCTGCTTTGTGGAGTCGTCAATAAAAGACCTTTCTTGCTTTCGTAAATGACGATTGGTTTTATATTTTGTCCAGATTGCGTGTcggtatttttgtattttttttgttttgttttgttttggtatTAGATTTTTGCTAACAGGGTTTAGGCACGCTATTACTCGTTTATAATCTCGTCCCGTCGCTCAGATTTCTGCTAGTGGTTTTATTTCCATTGCTCATAAACTGTCTCTCGTTAGTGTTTTAAACCATTAAAGAGACACGTTCGGGGAGGAGCCATCACAAATCCCCAGAAGAGCTTTCTAGAAGAAGGATTGTGTGACTGCGAAAAAAACAAGAGAGGATGTTTTCGGCCATTGATCGTTTCACAGGTCCGACTGTGTGCAATTGTTAGCGTGTCCTGCAAATCACGGACACGTTGACCAGACGTGTACAGTACGTGAGTAAATAGTTGGCGGTGGTCGTGTTGAATGTATAAAGGAGATGGATTCTATCGATAGGTTTTATTTTCTCAGAACAAATGATCTATTTTGTCATTTAAAGGAATGCAAAGCAACGCACTCAGTGGACTGTGTGGATTAAAAGTAGCAGCGCCCTCTTGTGTTGGTGAAATCGTTATCGTCGCTGTGTTCCATATTTCAGATCCATATTCGAAAGAGAAGCACGTCCATATCTTTTAAGACTTTCAACTCCAGTTGATGCCTCAGTGGTGCGAATCCTACCATTTTTAAAAAGGCCGAAGACCTCTACTATCTCAAATCAATAAACAGGATCATGTTGTAAACACATAATGAGGCATAGGATGTAGGGTTCCGTTTGGACATTATGGTTTTAGTGCacattttggtttaaaaaaaaaaagtttagatgGCAGTAATACAGAAGCCTTGTTTTATGTAATCTAGTTCTCATCGAGACAATGTGTCGCTGTGTGCGTGGGCTTTgctggttttttgtttttgtttttggaagAGAACTTATTTATTAATGGCAAGTGTTGAATGTAAGAAGACTCAATGAGTGGATGTCTGCGTGCTGGGTAATAGGTGGGGAAAATGGAAAtctttgtttatatatacatattaaaaaaaagtctatatgaaatgattataaaaaagtgaaaaacaggAAACCaatgtctctttttttgtgttgtgtggtttgTTCTGTTAAAATCTTAACAGTGGTgtccctttatttatttacatataattgcAATTTGGAGTTAAACGATATTAAATTAATCTTCCTCTCTCGGCtactcccgttaggggtcgttaaagcggattatccgtctccataccccccgtcctctacatttAGCTCTTTCAAAtgaactacctgcatgtcttcctcaccacattcatgaacctcctcctaggtcttcctctgttcctccttcctggtggctccattctcagcattctcctaccgatataccccatgtccaaaccatctcaatctcgcctctctcactttgtctccaaaacgtcctacatgcacagtccctctaataaactcatttctaatcctgtccatcgtcatcactcccaacgaaaacctcaacatcttcagctctgttacctccagctccacctcctgtcttttactcaatgccaccgtctctaaaccacacaacatcgcaggtctcaccccagtcctataaactttcccttttactcctGCAGATactctactatcacaaatcactcctgccactcttctccacccactccaccatgcctgcactctttttttcacttctctaacactcttcattactttgcactgttgacccaaggtacctgaactcctccacttcttcttcctgcaactgaaccactccactgccctccctctcattcacacacatgtactctgtcttactcctactgactttcattccccttctctccagcgcatacctccacctctccaggctgtTCTcgacctgctccctactctcaccacaaatcacagtatcatccacaaacatcatagtccacagagactcctgtctgacctcgtctgtcaacctgtccatcaccccTGTAAACAGAAAAAGGGCTCAGAACCGATCCTTGATAAAGTTCTACCTAAACcagtcgttcctactgcacactgctgttactgtcctcatacatgtccggaaccaccctcacatacttctgtgCCACACCTGACtacctcatacaataccacaactgcTCTCTCGGAACCCTGTCGTACGTTTTCTCTAgatccttctgaccttctctatcaACAcactcaaagcaaataatgcgtctgaaGTTTTCTTCCACAGCATGAaatcatactgttgctcacagatggtcaccttttctctcagcaCTACTTTCTCATAACTTGATGGTGTGGCTGATCAAACTTATTTcccttgtagttactgcagaCATCACTTATTGATGTCTTTCAAAATTATCATGATCCCAAAaacttttcaactacttaaaataTGGGCCATGGGTGTTGTGCCATAttaaagtcaggagtttcttctatcatttattcctctcagaaTGTTAGGCTGAAAGTcaaatatttcactttgaaatgtagtgaagttaaagttaagccaaatagaaatatttcagtaaagtacagatacgtgaaaaagctaattaagtacagtaacgaattacattcacTTCATTACTATCCACGACAGTTTATGGATAATTAGCTATTGCTGCATTCAGAGACATTAAAACTCTGGAAACATTAGCCAGTATGTCCCCATTGGCCACATACATGTTTAGAACAATGGtcttttcttcccttctttAGAGGATTCAtattgtttatgtattatttttaaaaaactcAGCTAATTGCAAAATTATGAACTGATTGCTGCCATCACTTcgtctttttaatattttctattgcattgaattttttttgtgttgtttttacagacgctcatattttatatttatatatatatatatatatatatatatatatatatatatttctgaataATTGTGTAACACCTTagttacacatacatacatacatacatttcacatacaacacataacacatattCTCTTCTATAATGGCAGAAGGAGTACAACCATTGTTGGTAGTTCCATTAAAGTAAAATGGAGCAAACAGAGATGTGAATCGAATTGTCTATATATTCACATGGCTCAATTACAGAAACCAtcaaaacgcaatataacaaggcgtggcatttcacatatggagggtgaataccattttactaaggcaagctccaaacctctacactacaaccgcaactgtgcacctacatcatctggagcagttcagaatcagtaTTTGTCTAGTAACATgacaaaagcataaaaatgtaaataaaatacaacctactcacaaGAGATGCAGATCATTATTTGCACCGTTACTCAGAGGctctggtctggaagtggcgaacaaaccctttcctgggctgagacaaactagctagcttcggggttgacCGACCtatcctcacaatgtctagcttttcttgaaaatgtatttttaagtatgtccgagacaaaatcaatttctcttcctccgtagacataaaaaagtgtaactcggatgtattcatgtgtgcagagcgctaaaGACGTGTTTTGCTTAAcatggctgtaacagtttccctctgaccaaccaatcagagggtggaaaaatgctgatgctattctgggccagctagctagcAAATTTAAAATCTGACTGGTTTCAGAAACAGA
Protein-coding sequences here:
- the fastk gene encoding fas-activated serine/threonine kinase — its product is MLALPSCLVLLTCGKVSLPALPSHLLAQSALASMYATRLYSGGGGKPGRRVGLMGGGQTMLENPHHPLAPHHPHIPPPQSFPPPLYQGRVDAHRTYYQPHQHYHTHPQVPHLPPPHYQPHAHMHHGKKKTWNFIHEKMSYDTFFTMKRLIDRSRSVDEVLRWVTQNPGKISHNHYPIALQKIGQLLALQQAAATGGVGGSLGSGGVSPEGALSSPPAVGSGDGATRQILDHPDFQTLCDAIVNDCSKFDNFSIVNCLYAVAALGLPSDSRIVQVLEEESQGRLSQFNQKDISMVFSSCMKLHPSSQHPLIESCLAGLEKNIERERHPQTLFLLLSYYRTKWRALQAADTASAEQLVVDRKILRLVKHTLASVSCVRDHEMTLLDEMLAACAREASNKSLELIFSSHLFYQNRQEKFVSSLAEELPKKVDSITPYTMALIAKYIARHRLRETQLLDTIAEFLVKKAEYLDSKVIQKLVFPFSRMSYRPANETQFFAKLEMVLELKALSSPLATVNILMSLFQLGHFPSLVLHRVFSPSFISNVTNSPYALIVRRYLSLLDAAVELEHREYTGPRLQDSHKVLMFDHALTADEVNRKYSYKGLVAEALRQLVGENGYKQDEVLPPGYYTDFLLWIDHAGRVLPIRAGSAAVTLTADSMCTVVNPKPDGPTSVAALTSDFQKFSPFPPPLEEGVDKHPENDSTFLPPHIQRAGTNGAVPLDYNTYYPASDYYSSLAKEHSLESQDSSTLSSPSECLAQAGAAVPGASVPQDSLFQFSIGKILEDERGASIQVGANSGPDCSITPFYEGVTYEAGESNAGTAATLQLHSSKPSEMERTPVEHIKRVIMSVNDKWHYCHNSDVLVGSRAMRDRHLQLLGYVILQLPYLELEKLNGIEEVKQYLHKKLLEVPL